The [Eubacterium] siraeum genome contains a region encoding:
- a CDS encoding carbohydrate ABC transporter permease, with translation MTDNITTTENSGQTSFNMDKYRFKETPKGVRILIDVLKYAVLVIACLIVIVPLVVVLLGSLKSHEDFLTSGAFELPKVVELANFKTAFLQGNVMKGLINTAIILVFSCAGTIITGTMTAFVVQRFTMVFTKLVKNVFLIAALLPNISMQVTVFQVVHALGLYDTLAAPIILYIGTDIVSIYIFIQFLNNISVSLDESAILDGCSYPRVYLSIILPMLRPAIATVLVIKFVSIYNDFYTANLYMPSDGLQVVSTALYKFIGPYGSQWEIIFAGVIICIIPTLIIFLSMQKFIYSNLVSGSVKE, from the coding sequence ATGACAGACAATATCACAACAACCGAAAACTCCGGACAGACCTCTTTCAATATGGATAAATACAGGTTCAAGGAAACGCCTAAGGGTGTAAGAATACTGATAGACGTATTGAAATACGCCGTGCTTGTCATAGCCTGCCTTATAGTTATCGTTCCTCTGGTAGTCGTATTACTCGGCTCGCTGAAAAGCCACGAGGATTTTCTGACAAGCGGAGCGTTTGAGCTTCCTAAGGTGGTGGAGCTGGCAAACTTCAAGACGGCGTTCCTGCAGGGTAACGTAATGAAAGGCCTTATCAATACCGCTATTATCCTTGTGTTCTCGTGTGCGGGAACGATAATCACAGGTACTATGACCGCCTTTGTTGTACAGCGTTTTACAATGGTGTTCACAAAGCTTGTAAAGAATGTATTCCTTATTGCCGCACTCTTGCCGAATATCTCTATGCAGGTAACGGTATTCCAGGTAGTGCACGCACTCGGTCTTTATGACACCCTCGCCGCACCGATAATCCTTTATATCGGTACGGATATAGTTTCAATCTATATCTTCATACAGTTCCTCAATAACATATCCGTATCCCTTGACGAAAGTGCGATACTTGACGGCTGTTCATATCCGAGAGTATACCTGAGCATTATTCTCCCTATGCTCCGTCCTGCTATTGCGACCGTGCTTGTAATCAAGTTTGTAAGCATATACAACGACTTCTATACAGCAAACCTGTATATGCCCAGTGACGGACTTCAGGTCGTATCAACAGCCCTTTACAAGTTCATCGGTCCTTACGGCTCACAGTGGGAAATTATCTTCGCCGGTGTAATTATCTGTATCATACCTACGTTAATAATCTTCCTTTCGATGCAGAAGTTTATTTACAGCAACCTTGTTTCAGGCTCTGTAAAGGAATAA
- a CDS encoding sugar ABC transporter permease, with translation MATQGVTAIHKRRTLWQWLKGYTGQKYMTTVLFLAIPVALLILFTIIPAVNMIIFSFQQRDQLGVNVQWVGFDNYKTLFTDMAYLSTLINSLYYFVGSFIQLGLALFIATLLCSKIKLAGLFKGVIFFPYLMNGVAVALIFQRFFRGDDGGTLNSIIALFGADPVKWLSNGAINNWCLVFASVWRYIGFDILMFIGAIQSISPDIYEAADLDGANAWQKFWHIIFPGIRTIIALQLILAIKGAASVFEIPYIITGGKMGTSTFVIKTIETGFQYQKIGLASAMAIVLLFIIIVITMIQKIFFKEEK, from the coding sequence ATGGCTACTCAAGGCGTTACCGCAATTCATAAGCGTCGCACATTATGGCAGTGGCTTAAAGGCTATACAGGTCAGAAATACATGACAACAGTGCTGTTTCTGGCGATACCTGTCGCACTGCTGATACTTTTCACTATTATCCCTGCTGTTAATATGATAATATTCAGCTTCCAGCAACGTGACCAGCTTGGCGTAAATGTACAATGGGTCGGTTTCGACAACTATAAGACGCTGTTTACCGATATGGCATATCTTTCAACGCTCATCAACAGCTTGTACTACTTTGTCGGCTCGTTTATACAGCTCGGACTTGCACTTTTCATCGCAACTCTGTTATGCTCGAAAATAAAGCTCGCAGGACTGTTCAAGGGAGTTATCTTCTTCCCTTATCTTATGAACGGCGTTGCGGTAGCGCTTATTTTCCAGAGATTCTTCAGAGGCGATGACGGCGGTACGCTCAACTCCATAATCGCACTTTTCGGAGCAGATCCTGTAAAGTGGCTGTCAAACGGCGCTATCAACAACTGGTGTCTGGTTTTTGCGTCGGTATGGCGTTATATCGGCTTTGATATTCTGATGTTCATCGGTGCTATCCAGTCTATCTCGCCCGACATTTACGAAGCGGCAGATCTTGACGGCGCAAACGCATGGCAGAAGTTCTGGCACATAATTTTCCCCGGTATCAGAACAATCATCGCATTACAGCTTATCCTTGCCATAAAGGGTGCCGCATCTGTATTTGAGATACCGTATATTATAACCGGCGGTAAGATGGGAACATCGACCTTCGTTATCAAGACGATCGAAACGGGCTTCCAGTACCAGAAGATCGGACTTGCATCCGCAATGGCTATCGTCCTGCTGTTTATAATAATAGTGATTACGATGATCCAGAAGATATTCTTTAAGGAAGAAAAGTAG
- a CDS encoding ABC transporter substrate-binding protein codes for MKAKKILAGILAASTAVSLAACNSNNATSSTSGSTSSSSKTEDNSSATSGEASSTTPSGEKITLKVLTHRTDRKDDGSLDKMTDAFEEKYNCTVEYQSFKSYADDVSTMMSTKEYGDVLMIPDTVKLADLSNFFEPLGKYDELKDKYKWADQKMYDGTVYGLAHLGSVSGGICYNKKVWTDAGITTMPKTADEFIADLKKIKEKFPDVIPYYTNFKEASWTASQWSSLVVPSSGNPNFETDLIVNKEDFFTEGKPYYNVFKLMYDIYSDSTLIEGDPMSSDWEGSKLMIAKGEVATMTMGSWAVSQFQQIAKDNNLDPENIGYMPAPFSKDGKQYAQYAADYCMGVNKNIADDKKDLGKKYIEWFIAESGFSEAEGGINTLEGSKLPDYLSAFDGCEFFTAATAPEGLTGVFNAIDKDSEVGIWTGDSANFKLQLAEAAFAGKGDAGFKAIADSVNQKWAATRDANAELEAYIKANG; via the coding sequence ATGAAAGCAAAGAAGATACTCGCAGGTATCCTTGCGGCAAGCACAGCAGTTTCGCTGGCAGCCTGCAACAGTAACAATGCAACATCATCAACATCAGGCAGTACATCATCTTCATCAAAGACAGAAGATAACAGTTCTGCGACATCGGGTGAAGCATCTTCGACTACACCTTCGGGCGAAAAGATCACACTCAAGGTTCTTACTCACCGTACAGACCGTAAGGATGACGGCTCACTCGACAAGATGACAGATGCTTTTGAAGAAAAGTACAACTGCACTGTTGAATATCAGTCATTCAAGAGCTACGCAGATGACGTTTCGACAATGATGAGCACCAAGGAATATGGCGATGTACTCATGATACCCGATACAGTTAAGCTCGCCGATCTTTCAAACTTCTTCGAGCCTCTCGGCAAGTACGATGAACTTAAGGATAAGTACAAGTGGGCAGATCAGAAGATGTATGACGGAACAGTATACGGCCTTGCTCACTTAGGTTCGGTAAGCGGCGGTATCTGCTACAACAAGAAGGTATGGACAGACGCAGGCATCACAACAATGCCCAAGACAGCCGATGAATTCATCGCTGACTTAAAGAAGATCAAGGAAAAGTTCCCCGATGTAATTCCTTACTACACAAACTTCAAGGAAGCAAGCTGGACAGCTTCACAGTGGTCAAGCCTTGTTGTTCCTTCTTCGGGTAACCCCAACTTTGAAACTGACCTTATCGTAAACAAGGAAGACTTCTTCACAGAAGGCAAGCCCTACTACAACGTATTCAAGCTGATGTACGATATATATTCAGATTCTACTCTTATCGAGGGCGACCCGATGAGCTCCGACTGGGAAGGCTCAAAGCTGATGATTGCAAAGGGCGAAGTTGCTACAATGACAATGGGTTCATGGGCAGTTTCACAGTTCCAGCAGATCGCTAAGGATAATAACCTTGATCCCGAAAATATCGGTTACATGCCTGCTCCCTTCTCTAAGGACGGCAAGCAGTACGCACAGTACGCAGCAGACTACTGCATGGGCGTAAACAAGAACATTGCCGATGACAAGAAGGATCTCGGCAAGAAGTATATCGAATGGTTCATCGCTGAATCCGGCTTCTCTGAGGCTGAAGGCGGTATCAATACACTTGAAGGCAGCAAGCTCCCCGATTACCTCTCAGCGTTTGACGGTTGTGAATTCTTCACAGCAGCAACAGCTCCCGAAGGTCTGACAGGCGTATTCAACGCTATCGACAAGGATTCTGAGGTTGGTATATGGACAGGCGACTCTGCAAACTTCAAGCTCCAGCTTGCTGAAGCAGCATTTGCCGGCAAGGGTGACGCAGGCTTCAAGGCTATCGCAGACTCCGTTAATCAGAAATGGGCGGCTACAAGAGATGCCAACGCAGAACTTGAAGCATACATCAAGGCTAACGGCTAA
- a CDS encoding N-acetylmuramoyl-L-alanine amidase — translation MKLNMKRFEFKRLRTRIPALIVLLGCFTVIAATADYSQMSVRASTSHVTNKKTIVLDAGHGGTDSGAVGINGELEKNINLAIVRDLSDMLTLSGFNVVLTRDSDISIHDEGVKGTREQKVSDMKNRLDIINKYGDCLFLSIHQNKFTEPEYFGAQIFYTANNPDNRMIAQIMQDNFKTIQPGNDRQIKQEGDELYLFKNTKIPAVLIECGFLSNPDDAANLSDTDYQRKVAYTIYNGILTYLTSKPADNAGRAEISTTGIPENSGDITSSGQ, via the coding sequence ATGAAACTGAACATGAAACGATTTGAATTTAAACGGCTAAGAACACGAATCCCTGCACTTATAGTCCTGCTCGGCTGTTTTACCGTCATTGCGGCAACTGCCGACTACTCGCAGATGAGCGTTAGAGCGTCAACGTCGCATGTTACAAATAAGAAAACCATCGTACTTGACGCAGGTCACGGCGGAACAGACAGCGGTGCGGTCGGCATAAACGGTGAGCTTGAAAAGAATATCAATCTTGCTATTGTGCGTGATCTCAGCGATATGCTGACTTTATCGGGCTTCAATGTAGTGCTGACCCGTGACAGCGATATTTCGATACACGATGAAGGTGTAAAAGGCACACGGGAGCAGAAGGTTTCCGATATGAAAAACCGTCTTGATATCATAAACAAGTACGGGGACTGCCTGTTCCTGTCTATTCATCAGAACAAGTTCACCGAGCCTGAATATTTCGGCGCACAGATATTCTACACGGCGAACAACCCCGACAACCGTATGATAGCGCAGATAATGCAGGATAATTTCAAGACGATACAGCCGGGCAATGACAGGCAGATAAAGCAGGAGGGCGACGAGCTGTATCTTTTCAAGAACACAAAGATACCTGCCGTGCTGATAGAATGCGGATTTCTCTCAAATCCCGATGATGCGGCAAATCTGTCGGATACCGACTATCAGCGTAAGGTAGCCTATACTATATACAACGGGATACTTACATATCTCACCTCAAAGCCTGCCGACAATGCAGGTCGGGCGGAAATTTCAACGACCGGTATTCCCGAAAACAGCGGTGATATTACAAGCTCCGGACAGTAA
- the radA gene encoding DNA repair protein RadA has product MAKSKSVYICSECGQEYPKWSGRCNACGAWNTLEETLIQPKSHGLAKSTGGGRLPLSSINNLSFSDETRYETGMSELDRVLGGGLVKGSLVLLGGDPGIGKSTLLLQICGCLAQDKTVLYISGEESERQIKLRADRLGVASDGLYISACTDCDTIIEGVRENKPDVVIIDSIQTMQLTELQSVPGSLVQVRECTSAFMQMAKSLEVAVFLVGHVNKDGGIAGPKVLEHIVDTVLYFEGDKQLSYRILRAAKNRFGSTNEIGVFEMQDKGLEQVENPSAMLLLGRPAGVSGITVLCTVEGTRPILAEVQALVGKTSFSAPRRMTTGFDYSRLCVLLAVLEKRTGYNFGGYDVYINVIGGLKIDEPASDLAIALALYSGLRDIPIGDDVAMFGEVGLGGEIRAVSHIRERVREAARMGFSKCIVPKSSLKNLDKSENYGISIYGVANLQQSFKVLEMFTKESEGNKE; this is encoded by the coding sequence ATGGCAAAATCAAAATCAGTATATATATGCAGTGAGTGCGGTCAGGAATATCCGAAATGGAGCGGACGCTGTAATGCCTGCGGCGCATGGAACACGCTTGAAGAAACGCTTATACAGCCAAAATCCCACGGTCTTGCAAAAAGCACGGGCGGCGGCAGGCTTCCGCTTTCAAGTATAAACAACCTTTCGTTCAGTGACGAAACAAGATATGAAACGGGAATGTCGGAGCTTGACAGGGTACTCGGCGGAGGTCTTGTCAAAGGCTCGCTTGTTCTGCTCGGCGGCGACCCGGGTATCGGCAAATCGACACTTCTTTTACAGATATGCGGCTGTCTTGCACAGGATAAGACTGTGCTGTACATATCCGGCGAGGAAAGCGAACGTCAGATAAAGCTTCGTGCAGACAGGCTGGGTGTCGCAAGCGACGGGCTTTATATCAGTGCCTGCACCGACTGCGATACTATAATAGAGGGCGTGCGTGAGAATAAGCCCGATGTTGTGATAATCGACTCGATACAGACAATGCAGTTGACAGAGCTTCAGTCCGTACCCGGCAGTCTTGTGCAGGTAAGAGAATGTACCTCGGCATTTATGCAGATGGCAAAGAGCCTTGAGGTTGCAGTGTTTCTTGTAGGTCATGTAAACAAGGACGGCGGTATAGCAGGTCCTAAGGTGCTTGAGCATATAGTGGACACGGTACTGTACTTTGAGGGCGACAAACAGCTAAGTTACAGGATATTAAGAGCCGCAAAGAACCGTTTCGGCTCGACCAACGAAATAGGCGTATTCGAAATGCAGGACAAAGGGCTTGAGCAGGTCGAAAACCCGTCTGCAATGCTTCTTCTCGGCAGACCCGCAGGGGTAAGCGGTATAACCGTGCTTTGCACCGTCGAGGGTACACGGCCTATACTGGCAGAGGTGCAGGCGCTTGTCGGCAAGACCTCGTTCTCCGCTCCACGCAGAATGACAACAGGCTTCGACTACAGCAGGCTGTGCGTTCTGCTCGCCGTGCTTGAAAAGCGGACAGGCTACAACTTCGGCGGATATGATGTATATATAAATGTTATAGGCGGACTTAAAATAGATGAGCCTGCAAGCGACCTTGCGATTGCTCTTGCTCTTTATTCGGGACTTCGTGATATTCCGATAGGCGATGATGTTGCGATGTTCGGCGAGGTCGGTCTTGGAGGAGAAATAAGAGCGGTATCACATATAAGAGAGCGTGTGCGTGAGGCGGCACGAATGGGATTTTCAAAGTGCATTGTGCCGAAATCCTCGCTTAAAAATCTTGACAAGAGCGAAAACTACGGAATAAGCATATACGGCGTGGCAAATCTTCAGCAGTCATTCAAGGTGCTTGAGATGTTCACAAAAGAAAGCGAAGGAAACAAAGAATGA
- the rsmA gene encoding 16S rRNA (adenine(1518)-N(6)/adenine(1519)-N(6))-dimethyltransferase RsmA, protein MKLTDISTIRQLFEKHGFSFTKSLGQNFLINPTVCPKIAEMGGAGKNVGAIEIGTGIGVLTRELAKRCEKVAAIEIDTGLKPILDETLEEYDNVEVIFADVMETDLNKLIAEKFPDMDVIVCANLPYYITSPVIMKLLEEKLPIKAITVMVQLEAADRICAAVGSRECGAITASINYYAKPKKLFRVNRGSFMPAPNVDSAVISLERYEQPPYKVDNEPLFFEVIKQAFAQRRKQLANPVSAYFKIPKAVLAEKMTEGGIPATARAEQLTMAELVKLYEIIDELKKE, encoded by the coding sequence ATGAAACTTACCGACATTTCAACAATAAGACAGCTTTTTGAAAAGCACGGCTTTTCTTTTACAAAGTCGCTCGGACAGAACTTTCTGATAAATCCGACCGTCTGCCCTAAAATTGCCGAAATGGGCGGTGCAGGGAAAAATGTCGGGGCGATAGAAATAGGCACGGGTATCGGCGTTCTGACAAGGGAGCTTGCCAAGCGTTGTGAAAAGGTCGCAGCTATTGAAATAGACACAGGGTTGAAGCCCATTCTTGACGAAACGCTCGAAGAATACGACAACGTTGAGGTTATTTTTGCGGACGTTATGGAAACCGATCTTAATAAGCTGATAGCCGAGAAGTTTCCCGATATGGACGTGATAGTTTGTGCGAATCTGCCCTACTATATAACCTCGCCCGTAATAATGAAGTTGCTTGAGGAAAAGCTGCCCATAAAAGCGATAACCGTAATGGTACAGCTTGAGGCGGCAGACAGAATATGCGCCGCAGTAGGAAGCCGTGAGTGCGGCGCTATCACCGCATCTATAAACTATTACGCAAAGCCGAAGAAGCTGTTTCGGGTAAACAGGGGTTCGTTCATGCCTGCCCCCAATGTTGACAGTGCGGTCATAAGTCTTGAGCGGTATGAACAACCACCGTACAAGGTCGATAACGAGCCGCTTTTCTTCGAGGTAATAAAGCAGGCTTTCGCTCAGCGCAGAAAACAGCTCGCAAATCCCGTTTCGGCATATTTTAAGATACCGAAAGCGGTGCTTGCGGAAAAGATGACCGAAGGCGGTATACCGGCTACCGCAAGAGCAGAACAGCTTACAATGGCTGAGCTTGTGAAGCTGTATGAGATTATAGACGAGTTGAAAAAGGAATAA
- a CDS encoding amidase domain-containing protein — protein sequence MRKVLSIITLISLFMIMGATTIKNEESISEFFTPEAYGIYSIKDKVTINNTSYDLLATYNEPQKAMENFKRTNYAYLRKIQKKYDLDELNSENYYDYYYCSLEYYSGNCDEMPVSDKKSYHSLCEFIDIYENNDNNKDIIELCKNDSQLAVSILSNDNNKELDVFASYATTTRSESFNAYKGSQYAQDWATSRNTNYYYSFSRGDCANFMSQILEAGGVKQIVYNDASKGWWHKRTETHLGPIDSHSQSWATAWVFANYQGKYMKTNNLRTFSGKLLPGDFIGLDETGDGDVNHVGFVTHTGTYKTYNGKYYKDFKVAQHTTDYCEWVSAEKNHWEDYDGGKSAYYVLRRSK from the coding sequence ATGAGAAAAGTTTTATCGATAATAACATTAATATCGTTATTCATGATTATGGGAGCAACAACTATTAAAAATGAAGAAAGTATTTCAGAATTTTTTACACCTGAAGCATATGGAATTTATTCAATAAAAGATAAAGTAACGATCAACAATACTTCATATGATTTGCTTGCAACCTATAATGAACCACAAAAAGCAATGGAAAATTTTAAAAGAACTAATTATGCATATTTAAGGAAAATACAGAAAAAGTATGATTTAGATGAACTAAATAGCGAAAATTATTATGATTACTATTATTGTTCATTGGAATATTACTCTGGAAACTGTGATGAGATGCCTGTGTCTGATAAAAAATCATATCATTCTTTGTGTGAATTTATTGATATATATGAAAATAACGACAACAATAAAGATATTATAGAATTGTGTAAAAACGATTCTCAATTAGCAGTTTCAATCTTAAGCAATGATAATAACAAAGAGTTAGATGTGTTTGCATCTTATGCAACTACAACGCGATCCGAAAGTTTCAATGCTTACAAAGGCAGTCAATATGCTCAAGACTGGGCTACAAGCCGGAACACAAATTATTATTATTCATTTTCAAGAGGAGATTGTGCTAATTTTATGTCACAGATACTGGAAGCAGGCGGCGTAAAACAGATCGTTTATAACGATGCCTCTAAAGGTTGGTGGCATAAAAGAACTGAAACACATTTAGGTCCTATAGATTCACATTCACAATCATGGGCAACAGCGTGGGTTTTTGCAAATTATCAGGGCAAGTATATGAAAACAAACAATTTAAGAACATTTTCTGGAAAGTTGTTACCAGGCGATTTCATAGGTCTTGATGAAACTGGCGATGGTGATGTAAATCATGTTGGTTTTGTAACTCATACCGGTACATATAAAACATATAACGGCAAATATTATAAAGATTTTAAGGTTGCACAGCATACAACCGATTACTGCGAATGGGTTAGTGCAGAAAAAAATCATTGGGAAGATTATGACGGCGGTAAATCAGCATATTATGTATTAAGGAGGAGTAAATGA
- a CDS encoding transglutaminase, which yields MKKHIPAATLAVGIIALCAVLGGCNGEGQTSSVQTTTTSVTTSATVKSTTASQTSPQTTSSASSITTVTTKETTTTTAVTTTKQTEPPATVAPVTDPPKTDPPQTNPPQTDPPQTEPSPSYIITPTADGVKVYSNGDALIDASNSSQGYLMIKLKKAMSGSYRILVNADDINVRYTFQLNNSGNYEVIPITEGSGSYTVSVLKVTSAGKGTVMFKQALNVSVSDSFLPFLTPNQFCMYNSGSSCVALSSTLCGGNKDTIAKTAAIYDYVISNISYVSTAENGANGYIPVPDTVLANKSGICFDYASLMAAMLRSQKIPTKVVVGYAGDIYHAWISVYVDGSGWIDGYIYFDGNKWNRMDPTFAASAKDENDYKSIVDFISDGSNYSVIYYY from the coding sequence ATGAAAAAGCATATACCGGCGGCAACGCTTGCAGTGGGTATAATCGCACTGTGTGCCGTTCTCGGCGGCTGTAACGGAGAAGGGCAGACATCTTCTGTTCAGACGACCACAACCTCCGTCACAACATCGGCAACGGTAAAAAGCACCACAGCATCACAGACTTCACCGCAGACCACATCTTCGGCATCGTCAATAACTACTGTAACAACAAAAGAAACAACCACGACCACGGCTGTCACCACAACAAAACAAACCGAGCCGCCTGCGACGGTCGCTCCTGTAACAGATCCGCCTAAGACCGACCCACCACAGACCAATCCGCCTCAGACCGACCCGCCGCAGACAGAGCCGTCGCCGTCGTATATAATCACTCCGACAGCAGACGGGGTCAAGGTTTACAGCAACGGCGATGCACTTATTGACGCATCAAATTCATCGCAGGGCTATCTGATGATAAAGCTGAAAAAGGCGATGAGCGGCAGTTACAGGATACTGGTAAACGCCGATGATATAAACGTCCGCTACACGTTCCAGCTTAACAATTCGGGAAACTACGAGGTCATACCGATAACAGAGGGAAGCGGAAGCTATACCGTGAGCGTTCTTAAAGTAACAAGTGCAGGAAAAGGAACGGTAATGTTCAAGCAGGCACTGAATGTTTCGGTTTCCGACAGCTTCCTGCCGTTCCTCACTCCGAACCAGTTCTGTATGTATAACTCCGGTTCATCGTGCGTTGCGCTTTCATCAACGCTGTGCGGAGGAAATAAGGATACTATAGCAAAAACAGCGGCGATTTACGATTATGTAATAAGCAACATCAGCTATGTTTCCACTGCCGAAAACGGCGCAAACGGCTATATTCCCGTACCCGACACGGTGCTTGCAAACAAGAGCGGAATCTGCTTTGACTATGCCTCTCTTATGGCGGCAATGCTCCGCTCGCAAAAAATTCCGACAAAGGTTGTTGTCGGCTACGCAGGCGACATATATCACGCATGGATAAGCGTGTATGTAGACGGAAGCGGTTGGATTGACGGCTATATCTATTTTGACGGCAACAAATGGAACAGAATGGACCCCACCTTTGCGGCAAGCGCAAAGGACGAAAATGATTATAAAAGCATAGTTGATTTCATATCGGACGGAAGCAACTATTCTGTGATATATTATTATTGA
- a CDS encoding type II secretion system F family protein: MSKKHYLSNEDISILCSELASVVSSGLTITDGILVILQDGEDKNKAALLEKILRSIENGSSITRAFDKTEVFPNYFIKMLEVGESTGRLDTVLASLADYYAGIDEISTSVKSAIAYPSVLLIIVFAVIILLSVYVLPIFSDVFAQLGLTLPDSAQWIMSVGGVISDVAILIIGILAFVIILGVVLYNFVRPFRKAVLRAVSHTKTAKTLYAARFSAALSMTLSSGMDIDESLDMCENLLENEYMREKLSLCRKEMADGKPFVDALDNTGMFSAVNMRMINIAFSTGTLDRTMATIAENAEKKVSAVIQTSVARFEPTMVIIMAVAVGFILLSVMIPLMSVMTVIG; this comes from the coding sequence ATGAGCAAAAAGCACTACCTTTCAAACGAAGATATTTCGATACTCTGCTCCGAGCTTGCATCGGTCGTAAGCTCAGGTCTTACAATAACAGACGGGATACTCGTCATATTGCAGGACGGAGAGGATAAGAACAAGGCTGCACTTCTTGAAAAGATACTCCGCTCTATAGAAAACGGCAGCAGTATAACAAGAGCATTTGACAAAACCGAAGTGTTCCCTAACTATTTCATAAAGATGCTTGAGGTCGGAGAAAGCACCGGCAGGCTTGATACCGTGCTGGCTTCTCTTGCCGACTATTACGCAGGCATAGACGAAATAAGCACCTCGGTCAAAAGTGCGATTGCATACCCTTCGGTACTGCTTATAATTGTTTTTGCTGTGATTATTCTGCTGTCGGTGTATGTGCTTCCGATATTCTCGGACGTATTCGCACAGCTCGGACTTACCCTGCCCGACAGCGCACAGTGGATAATGAGCGTCGGAGGTGTCATAAGCGATGTCGCTATATTGATAATCGGAATACTCGCCTTTGTGATAATACTCGGCGTTGTGCTTTACAACTTTGTAAGGCCTTTCAGAAAAGCGGTTCTTCGTGCGGTTTCTCATACGAAAACGGCAAAAACTCTGTATGCCGCAAGATTTTCAGCCGCTCTTTCAATGACGCTTTCCAGCGGAATGGATATAGACGAATCGCTCGATATGTGCGAAAATCTGCTCGAAAACGAATATATGCGTGAAAAACTGAGCCTCTGCCGTAAGGAAATGGCGGACGGAAAGCCTTTCGTTGACGCACTCGACAACACGGGTATGTTCTCTGCAGTCAATATGAGAATGATAAACATCGCATTCAGCACAGGTACGCTCGACAGGACTATGGCAACGATAGCGGAAAATGCGGAAAAGAAGGTTTCAGCTGTTATACAGACCTCGGTTGCCCGCTTTGAGCCTACTATGGTAATAATCATGGCTGTAGCCGTAGGCTTCATACTTCTGTCTGTAATGATACCGCTGATGAGCGTAATGACGGTCATAGGATAA
- a CDS encoding DUF4860 domain-containing protein, with the protein MIFVLTVFVLFVCCLLAAVLAFAKAYKHFGSEIEKRFDTATAQTLVLQKLRSYDSGAVSVGKQGDTDYLGFSDTIDGESYITYIYCYDGELRELFVESSAPFVAENGNTLFPADNFTATADKNTIDFTITCNGVQTSSHYCLRSGKEGAG; encoded by the coding sequence ATGATTTTTGTGCTGACGGTATTTGTGCTGTTCGTGTGCTGTCTGCTGGCGGCGGTGCTTGCTTTTGCCAAAGCATATAAGCATTTCGGAAGCGAGATTGAAAAGCGCTTTGATACCGCTACCGCACAGACTCTTGTGCTTCAGAAGCTCCGCAGCTATGACAGCGGTGCAGTATCCGTCGGAAAGCAGGGAGATACGGATTATCTCGGCTTTTCGGATACGATAGACGGCGAAAGCTACATAACGTATATTTACTGCTATGACGGAGAACTGAGGGAGCTGTTTGTCGAAAGCTCCGCTCCTTTTGTTGCCGAAAACGGAAACACATTGTTCCCGGCGGATAATTTCACAGCGACCGCCGACAAAAATACGATAGACTTCACGATAACCTGTAACGGTGTGCAGACCTCGTCGCACTACTGTCTGAGAAGCGGAAAGGAAGGTGCCGGATGA